The DNA segment CGGCTTCGATGTGTCCACCCTTCACGGTCACCCCTCGTGACCAGCCAAATACGCGGCCAGGGCCAGGGCATAGAATTTGGAACGATCCGAGTCACCGCGCGAGGGCACGACCAGGGGGAATCCGGCGCCGACCACGATGCCGGCCATGGGCAAATCCATCAGGCTGGTCACGGATTTGTAGAGAACGTTGCCGGCGACGATGTTCGGCGCGCAAAGAATGTCCGCCCGCCCGGCCACGGGATGATCCACGCCCTTGGCCCGCGCCTTTTCGGCGGACACGGCGATGTCCAGGGCAAACGGCCCGCCAACCAGGACCTCGCCGAAAAGGCCCATGCGGCACAACCGGGCCAGAATGTCGCCGTCGCGACTCGATTCCATGCCATTGTACGAAACCTTTTCCGTGGCCGAAAGCACGGCCACCCTGGGCGGCCTCATGCCCAGGGCCTGGGCCACGGCCACGGCGTTTTTGATGATGTCGATCTTGCGGGTCAGGGACGGATCGATGTTGACCCCGGCGTCGGTGACGATGACCAGGCGTTCCTCGCGCGGATGGGCGAACACGCCGATATGGCTCAAAAGCCCCGCGCCGCCACGCTTGCGCCCGAGCACGGCCCGCAACAACACATCGGTCTTGACTCCGCCCTTCATCAAAAACTCGGCCCGACCCTGCTCCACTTCATCAAGGGCCAGACCGAGGCCTCTGGCCTCATCCGGTTCGTGCACGCAACGAAACGCCGCAAAATCCCGATCCGCCAATTCGGACAGGGCGCGCATGCGTTCCACGTCACCCACGAACACGGGCTCGGCCAGACCCTGGCGAAAAGCCTCCAACCCGGCCAGGACCGCGTTGGCCTCGGCGCAAGCGGCAATGACCACGCGCACGGGCTTGTGCCTGGCGCGCACCATGTCCACCATCCGGTCCAGGGACGTCACCGGCCCGGACGCCGCCATCACGCATCCCCCCGCGTCAGGGCGATAAGCCCGGTGCGGCTCAGGGAGACGATGCCGTGTGGGGCCAGGGTCCGAATCAACCCGGCGACCTTGCCCGACGGCGCGGACAGCTCGGCCGAAATGGTCT comes from the Deltaproteobacteria bacterium genome and includes:
- a CDS encoding phosphate butyryltransferase produces the protein MAASGPVTSLDRMVDMVRARHKPVRVVIAACAEANAVLAGLEAFRQGLAEPVFVGDVERMRALSELADRDFAAFRCVHEPDEARGLGLALDEVEQGRAEFLMKGGVKTDVLLRAVLGRKRGGAGLLSHIGVFAHPREERLVIVTDAGVNIDPSLTRKIDIIKNAVAVAQALGMRPPRVAVLSATEKVSYNGMESSRDGDILARLCRMGLFGEVLVGGPFALDIAVSAEKARAKGVDHPVAGRADILCAPNIVAGNVLYKSVTSLMDLPMAGIVVGAGFPLVVPSRGDSDRSKFYALALAAYLAGHEG